The genomic interval TGTGGGTGCGCAGCACGGAGAGGTCCTTCCTTTCGCTGGTGGACACGCGGGTGGGGCGCGCAGAGGTGGCCGCGCCGACGCGCGATTCTACCCGGGGGTCGGTGGCGGCGGCTCCGCGACGGCGGGGCACGTGTGGTGGTCGGGCTCGGCCGTCTTGACCCCCTTGACTCCCTTGCCGCGGATGCGCAGCTTGGCGTTGAAGACGGGGAACAGCACGAACGCGACGAAGCCGGCGGAGAACCCGTTGTTGTACAGGTTGAGGCCGCCGTGCAGCAGGCCGACGTTGGCGACCAGCGCCATGTGCAGGAAGCCCGCGACCACGCCGTAGGCGCTGCCGAAGACGCCGCTGACGGGTGCGAGCGTGGTGCCGAAGAGGGCGGCGAGCAGCACGTGCGTCGAACCGATGTCGGTGTTGGTGAACGCGGTGGCGAGCGCGACGCCGACGAGGATGGGCAGGCAGTTGCGCGGGTGCTTGCCGTACGCGCCGAACCCGATCACGGTGAAGATGCCGCCCAGCACGGGGCCGTTGAGGTCGCCGCCGACGATCAGCACGTACGCGGTGGCGAGCACGCCCATCAGGCCCATGTTCATGACGGTGCGCCCGATGCCCTCGAGGGCGACGAAGTCGCTGGGCGCCTGCCCCGTGCGCCGCAGGAACCCGGCCATGCCGCGCACGGACCGCCCGTTGAGGAGGAACCCGCACACGAGCAGCGCGAGGCAGAAGGTGAACGTCAGGACGCTGAGCTCGAACGTGTAGCCGGAGGAGACGTTGTAGACCTCGACGACGTCGTACTCGAGCAGGTTCATGACGGCGACGATGACCATGCCGACGATGCCGGCGGTGAACCCCACGTTGTACAGGCTCAGGCCGTGGTGGAACTTGGCGAAGTGGCGGGCCATCGGCGGGATGACCAGGCCGATGAAGATGCCGAGTGCGTACCCGAGCAGGATCCCCTGCCACAGCGGCAGGCCCTTGCCGAACGCCATGAAGCTCACGGCCGGGGCGAGCGCGGTGCCGAACAGGCTCTCGACCTGGTAGTCGGAGAACCGCTTGCGCTCCAGCTTGGCGTACAGGAAGACGCCGAGCGTGATGGGGATCGAGTTGAACAGGTTCTTGCCGAACAGGGCGAACCCGAACACGGTGAAGAGCCCGGCGATGACGGGCCCGGAGAACTCGGTGCGTTCGAGCCGCACGAGCACGACCGACAGCAGCGTCAGCAGCCCGGCGTTGAAGAACGTGGCGCCGACGGAGGCGATGGCCATGTAGTCGGTCAGCAGGCCGCTCGGCGAGGACAGGATGGCCAGGGTGCCGCGCATCAGCTCGGCCGGGGTGTCGACGACGAACCCGAGGACGACCGCGCCGAGGCACAGGGTCACGAGCAGCCGGAACTTGACCTTCTGCAGGTCGGTCTCGACGTCGTCGCGCATGCGCCGGCCCACGGAGGTCGCGAGAGCGGTGAGCGTCACGGCGGCTCCCCTCGCTGGCCTCCTCGATCGTTGAACCGTCGACGATACCGATCGTTCCGCCGCCGATCCAGGCGGCACCGGCCCGCTGTCGCATCGTGTCGGCACCCGCGGACAATGGCGAGCGATCAGCCCCGCCGGCGCCCCGAGGAGGCCCCCGCCGGCCCGCGCCGAGCGCAGCGCGCGGGCCCGGCGGGCGGGTGTGCGCGCCCGGCCTCAGGCGCCCGGCACCACCCGGGGCCACCAGTCCTCGGCCGGCGGCGCCCACTCCCCCGCGTCCGCCGCGGCCTGCTCGCCCGAGCGGATGTCCTTGACCTGGTCGGTCTCGCCCGGGAACCACACGAACGGGATCCCACGCCGGTCGGCGACCTGGATCTGCTTGCCGAGCTTGGCCACCTTGGGGGCCACGTCCGCGGGGATGCCGCGCGCCCGCAGCGCGTCCGCGACGGCGTCGGACGCCGCCCGGTCCTCCTCGCTCATGACGGCGACCAGCACCGCCGTCGGGACCCCGCGCGTGGCGCGCACCAGGCCCGCCGACAGCAGCCGCGACACCAGCCGCGAGACCCCGATCGACAGCCCCACGCCCGGGTAGGTGCTCTTGCCGTCGGACGCGAGCGTGTCGTACCGCCCGCCCGAGCAGATCGACCCCAGCGCCTCGTGCCCCACCAGCACGGTCTCGTAGACCGATCCGGTGTAGTAGTCGAGGCCGCGTGCGATCTTCAGGTCGGCGACCACGACGCCCGGCGCGCGCACCGCGGCGGCCTCGATCAGGGCACCGAGCTCGGTCAGGCCCGTCTCCAGCAGGTCGGTGACCGCCCCGTGGGAGGCCGCGAGCGCCCGCACGGCGTCGGTCACGGACGCGTCGGAGCCGGAGATCGCCGCGAGCTCCAGGCAGGCCGTGGCCTGCTCGGTCGTGGCCCCGCACTCCTGGACGAGCAGCGCGGCGACGGCGTCGGGGCCGATCTTGTCGAGCTTGTCGATGTGGCGCAGCACGCCCTCGACGTCGTCGAGGCCCAGCCCGCGGTAGAAGCCCTCGGCGACCTTGCGGTTGTTGACGAGGATGCGCACGGGCGGAAGGCCGACGCCGGCCAGGGCGCCCAGCGCGGCGGCCATGACCAGCGGCAGCTCGACCTCGTAGTGGTAGGGCAGCTCCCCGGCGCCGACGACGTCGATGTCGGCCTGGACGAACTCGCGGAACCGGCCGTCCTGGGGGCGTTCGCCGCGCCACACCTTCTGGATCTGGTAGCGCTTGAACGGGAACGCCAGCCGGCCGGCGTTCTCCAGGACGTAGCGCGCGAACGGCACGGTCAGGTCGAAGTGCAGGCCGAGCTGCTTGTCGGCCTGGGTGTCGGGGGCCGCGGCGTCGTCCTGGGCCTGCAGGCGGCGCAGCACGTAGACCTCCTTGGAGGTCTCGCCCTTGCGCAGGAGCTGGTCGAGCGGTTCGACCGCCCGGGTCTCGATCCCGGCGAACCCGTGCAGCTCGAACGTGCGGCGCAGCGTGTCGAGGACGTGCTGCTCGACGACGCGGCCGTCGGGGAGCCATTCGGGGAAGCCGGAGAGGGGGGCGATGCGAGCCATGCGCGCGATTCTCCCAGACGGTGCGCCCGGTCCGGGCGCGCTCAGCCGCCGAGGTACGGGTTG from Xylanimonas allomyrinae carries:
- a CDS encoding DUF1576 domain-containing protein; this encodes MTLTALATSVGRRMRDDVETDLQKVKFRLLVTLCLGAVVLGFVVDTPAELMRGTLAILSSPSGLLTDYMAIASVGATFFNAGLLTLLSVVLVRLERTEFSGPVIAGLFTVFGFALFGKNLFNSIPITLGVFLYAKLERKRFSDYQVESLFGTALAPAVSFMAFGKGLPLWQGILLGYALGIFIGLVIPPMARHFAKFHHGLSLYNVGFTAGIVGMVIVAVMNLLEYDVVEVYNVSSGYTFELSVLTFTFCLALLVCGFLLNGRSVRGMAGFLRRTGQAPSDFVALEGIGRTVMNMGLMGVLATAYVLIVGGDLNGPVLGGIFTVIGFGAYGKHPRNCLPILVGVALATAFTNTDIGSTHVLLAALFGTTLAPVSGVFGSAYGVVAGFLHMALVANVGLLHGGLNLYNNGFSAGFVAFVLFPVFNAKLRIRGKGVKGVKTAEPDHHTCPAVAEPPPPTPG
- the hisS gene encoding histidine--tRNA ligase — protein: MARIAPLSGFPEWLPDGRVVEQHVLDTLRRTFELHGFAGIETRAVEPLDQLLRKGETSKEVYVLRRLQAQDDAAAPDTQADKQLGLHFDLTVPFARYVLENAGRLAFPFKRYQIQKVWRGERPQDGRFREFVQADIDVVGAGELPYHYEVELPLVMAAALGALAGVGLPPVRILVNNRKVAEGFYRGLGLDDVEGVLRHIDKLDKIGPDAVAALLVQECGATTEQATACLELAAISGSDASVTDAVRALAASHGAVTDLLETGLTELGALIEAAAVRAPGVVVADLKIARGLDYYTGSVYETVLVGHEALGSICSGGRYDTLASDGKSTYPGVGLSIGVSRLVSRLLSAGLVRATRGVPTAVLVAVMSEEDRAASDAVADALRARGIPADVAPKVAKLGKQIQVADRRGIPFVWFPGETDQVKDIRSGEQAAADAGEWAPPAEDWWPRVVPGA